One Fusobacterium sp. DD2 DNA segment encodes these proteins:
- a CDS encoding sulfatase-like hydrolase/transferase: MRNIAYILLDQVRLDMLGTYGHKIVKTPNMDAIAADGIKFTNAFTPASVCGPARTSLFTGQMPSNHELMRNSEKGGQGDPKLDNPNIISEMGDYVNYLIGKWHVGKTVLPRDFGFRGHNFDGYGYPGSGVYKNMVFAQGPTQEPRYVDWLKEKGFEIPEVTNAYFGENPHLRVQELCGFLSGTRESTLPFFVVDEAKKAILEAKKENKPFFVWMNFWGPHTPCVVPEPYYSMYKPEDVVLDESFYNPMDGKPLHYKDIAKMWGVWEATEERWKEIICKFWGYITLIDDAIGEFVKFLKEEGLYDDLFLAITADHGDAMGAHKMIEKGEFMFDTTYRIPMIIKDPLANRKGVEDDNFVYLHDLTPTCNEVAGKKAPDFFDGESLLPILREGKRNNRKGVLGQLAGHFVAFEQRMWRRNDYKLVFNATDVGELYDLKNDPGELHNLFYDEKYAKIKREMLEELHAEMVKIKDPLENWLYRIIYEI, encoded by the coding sequence ATGCGTAATATAGCTTACATCTTACTTGACCAAGTAAGATTGGATATGCTCGGAACTTATGGGCATAAAATAGTAAAAACACCTAATATGGACGCTATTGCAGCTGATGGAATAAAGTTTACTAATGCTTTTACTCCTGCTTCTGTATGCGGTCCTGCAAGAACTTCACTATTTACTGGACAAATGCCTAGTAACCATGAACTTATGAGAAATAGTGAAAAAGGTGGACAGGGAGACCCTAAATTAGATAATCCAAATATCATCTCTGAAATGGGAGATTATGTAAATTATCTAATTGGAAAATGGCACGTTGGAAAAACAGTTTTACCTAGAGACTTCGGATTCAGAGGACATAACTTTGATGGTTATGGATATCCTGGAAGCGGAGTTTATAAAAATATGGTATTTGCTCAAGGACCTACTCAAGAACCAAGATATGTAGATTGGTTAAAAGAAAAAGGATTTGAAATTCCTGAAGTAACTAATGCATACTTTGGAGAAAACCCTCACTTAAGAGTACAAGAATTATGTGGATTCTTAAGTGGAACAAGAGAATCTACTCTACCATTCTTCGTAGTAGATGAAGCTAAAAAAGCTATCCTTGAAGCTAAAAAAGAAAATAAACCTTTCTTTGTATGGATGAACTTCTGGGGTCCTCATACTCCATGTGTAGTTCCTGAACCATACTACTCTATGTACAAACCTGAAGATGTTGTACTGGATGAAAGCTTCTACAATCCTATGGATGGAAAACCTCTTCACTATAAAGATATTGCAAAAATGTGGGGAGTATGGGAAGCTACTGAAGAAAGATGGAAAGAGATTATATGTAAATTCTGGGGTTATATCACTCTTATAGATGATGCTATTGGAGAGTTTGTAAAATTCTTAAAAGAAGAAGGATTATATGATGACTTATTCCTAGCTATCACAGCTGACCATGGAGATGCTATGGGAGCTCATAAGATGATAGAAAAAGGTGAATTCATGTTTGACACTACTTACAGAATTCCTATGATTATAAAAGACCCATTAGCTAATAGAAAAGGTGTAGAGGATGACAACTTTGTATATCTTCACGACTTAACACCAACTTGTAATGAAGTTGCTGGAAAGAAAGCTCCTGACTTCTTTGATGGAGAATCACTTTTACCTATCCTTAGAGAGGGAAAAAGAAATAATAGAAAAGGAGTTCTTGGACAATTAGCAGGTCACTTTGTAGCTTTCGAACAAAGAATGTGGAGAAGAAATGATTATAAATTAGTATTTAACGCCACTGACGTTGGAGAACTATATGATCTTAAAAACGATCCTGGAGAATTACATAATCTTTTCTACGATGAAAAATATGCTAAGATAAAAAGAGAAATGTTAGAAGAACTTCATGCTGAAATGGTAAAAATTAAAGACCCATTAGAAAACTGGTTATACAGAATCATCTATGAAATATAA
- a CDS encoding GntR family transcriptional regulator — MVLGKERIPLYCQLADIIINEIEIKGLKENDRLPAEREYCEKYKLSRATVRQAINYLEKKGYLYKVQGSGTFVSSRRLKQKLLKFYSFTEEMKKQGKTPESKILSFKIIESDDKISKELNITKKEKVFELVRLRLADNEKVMYEKTYLPYKRFSDLTKKDLRISPLYDILQSRYGLSFTKAIERFSVGIADEKVADILSINPGMPIINLQRWTHTGIEIIEYTVSSVRGDKFEFEVELNKEQNSRL, encoded by the coding sequence ATGGTATTAGGTAAAGAAAGAATTCCTCTTTATTGTCAGTTGGCAGATATTATAATAAATGAAATAGAAATCAAAGGATTAAAAGAAAATGATAGATTACCTGCTGAAAGAGAGTACTGTGAAAAATATAAACTTAGCAGAGCTACTGTAAGACAGGCTATCAACTATCTTGAAAAAAAAGGATATCTTTATAAGGTACAAGGTAGTGGGACTTTTGTTTCTTCAAGAAGATTAAAACAGAAACTTCTTAAGTTTTATAGTTTTACTGAAGAGATGAAAAAACAGGGAAAAACTCCAGAATCTAAAATTCTATCATTTAAAATAATTGAATCTGATGATAAAATTTCAAAGGAATTAAATATAACCAAAAAAGAGAAGGTCTTTGAATTGGTAAGACTTAGACTTGCAGATAATGAGAAAGTCATGTATGAAAAGACATATCTTCCATATAAAAGATTTTCTGATTTAACAAAAAAAGATTTGCGTATCAGCCCTTTGTATGATATTCTACAAAGTAGATATGGACTTTCTTTTACAAAAGCAATAGAAAGATTTTCAGTTGGAATTGCAGATGAAAAGGTAGCAGATATTCTCTCTATCAACCCTGGTATGCCAATTATAAATCTTCAAAGATGGACTCACACAGGTATTGAAATTATAGAGTATACAGTAAGTTCAGTAAGAGGAG